In Mycolicibacterium aubagnense, the DNA window AGACCGACGTGATGCGGCTGATCTCGTACACCTCGATCTCACACTTCGGCTTCATCATCCTGGGTATCTTCGCCATGACCGAGCAGGCGCAGTCCGGCGCCGCGCTCTACATGGTCAACCACGGCCTCTCGACTGCCGCACTGTTCCTGATCGCCGGCTTCCTGGTGTCCCGCCGGGGATCTCGAGCCATCGCCGACTACGGTGGCGTGCAGACCGTCGCGCCCGTTCTGGCCGGCACGTTCCTGGTCGCCGGGTTGGCCACGCTGTCGCTACCTGGCCTGGCACCGTTCATCAGCGAATTCCTGGTCCTGGTCGGCACATTCATCCACTACCCGGCGGTCACGGCCGTCGCGGCCACGGCCCTGGTGCTCTCCGCGCTCTACATCCTGTGGATGTACCAGCGCATGATGACCGGCCCTGTCGCCGTCGGCAACGACAAGCTGCGCGACCTGGTACCTCGCGAACTGGCCGTGGTGGTACCGCTGGTCGTCCTTCTGCTCGTGCTGGGCATCTACCCCAAGCCGGCCCTCGACATCATCAATCCCGCTGTCGGACACACCTCGTCGAGCACCGCCCAGGGGGTGGTCCGATGACACCCATCCCCGCGCCGTCCGTCGAGTACGGCCTGCTGTCCCCGATGCTGATCGTGTTCGGCATCGCGCTGGCAGGCGTGCTCGTGGAGGCTTTCGCGCCGCGCTCGGCGCGGTACCGCGCCCAGGTCACCTTGAGCATCGGCGGCCAGGCGGTCGCATTGATCGCCGTGGTTTCCCAAGCGCTGCACCTGGGTCCGGCGATCGGCCGGCCCGCAGTCCTCGGGGCGATCGCCATCGACCGTCCGGCACTCTTCCTGCAGGGGACTCTGCTGGGCGTCAGTCTGTTGGCGACCTTGCTGATGGCTCAACGGGTTTCGGAGGGCAGCGGGCTGGCCGCGTTCACCCCGCAGGCCGCGACGGTGCCGGGCAGCGCCGCCGAGCAGGTCGCGCTCAAAGCGGGCGTGGTCCAGACCGAGGTGTTCCCGCTGGCGATGTTCGCACTCGGCGGCATGATGCTGTTCGGCGCATCGGATGATCTGCTGACGATGTTCGTCGCCCTCGAGGTGCTATCGCTGCCGCTGTACCTGATGTGCGGCCTCGCGCGCCGGAATCGGCTGCTTTCCCAGGAAGCGTCGCTCAAGTACTTTCTGCTGGGCGCCTTTTCCTCCGCGTTCTTCCTCTTCGGTGTCGCGATGCTGTACGGCTATTCGGGCAGCCTGAGCTTGTCGGGCGTCGCGGCAGGCCGCGGACCGGCCTCCTTGGGGCTCATCGGGATAGCGCTCCTGTGCGTCGGCCTGTTGTTCAAAGTCGGTGCGGCGCCGTTCCATTCCTGGGTGCCCGACGTCTATCAGGGGGCGCCCACGCCGGTGACGGCCTTCATGGCATCGGCCACCAAGATCGCCGCCTTCGGCGCGCTGCTGCGGGTCTGCTACGTGGCGCTGCCGGCGCTCGCCAACGACTGGCGGCCGGTGCTGTCGATCATCGCGGTGTTGTCCATGGCGGTGGGCACGATGATCGCCATCGCGCAGGACGACGTCAAGCGCATGCTGGCGTATTCGTCGGTCGCCCACACCGGTTTCATCCTCACCGGCGTGATCGCACTCAACGACAACGGCCTGTCGGCATCGTTGTTCTACTTGTTCGCGTACGGGTTCAGCACACTCGGTGCGTTCGCGGTGGTGAGCGTGGTGCGGCGGGCCGACGGTGACGAGGAAGGCGACCTGCGCCGGTGGGCCGGGCTGGGCCGTCGGCATCCTTTCTTCGGTGTGGTGTTCGCGCTGTTTCTGCTGGCGTTCGCCGGCATTCCGCTGACCAGTGGATTCGTCAGCAAGTTCGCGGTCTTCAAAGCCGCGGCCGAAGGTGGTGCCGCGTCCTTGGTGGTTATCGGTGTGATCGCCAGTGCCGTCGCCGCGTACTTCTATGTCCGGGTGATCGTCCTGATGTTCTTCACCGATCCGGTCGAGGACGGCCCAGAAGTGCAGTCGGGCAGCCTGAGTACGGCGATGATCGGGCTGACGGCGTTCGTGACCCTCGCACTGGGAGCCGTCCCGCAGCCCGTGCTCGACCTGGCCAACCACGCCGGCCAGTTCCTGCGGTGAGCCGCTGAGGAGGTGAGCGTCCGGTGCTCGGAGATCGTTGGGGCGTCACCGACGCTGAAACTCGCGCTGAGTACGACTGTGACCGCTACGTGGCCAACCCATCGCTCGAAGCGTGGCGCGGTGTCACGGTGAATGCGACGCGAGAACGCTTGTGGCCTTGGCTCCTTCAGGTTCGCCTCGCGCCGTACTCGTACGACTGGATCGACAACCTGGGGCATCGATCACCGCGCGAGCTGCGCAACCTCACCGACCCTGAGCCCGGCGATCCGTTCAGCGCCAGCGCCGGGCGGCCGCTGGGCAGAATCGTCGCTGTCGACCATCAGGTGCAGTTGACCGCGCAGATCATAGGTGCCCACATGTCTTATCAGCTCACCCCGATCGATGACCGCAGAACGCGGCTGGTGCTGAAAGTCGCAGCGCCGCAGTCATTGCGACTCGTCGCCCCGCTGCTGTCACTGGGTGACCTGGTGATGGCGCGGCGGCAACTGCTGAACTTCAAACATCTGGCGGAAATGTAGCGACCAACCAACTACGTGGGCGTCACGGTGAACGGCAGCCAGTAGGTCCCCGCTCCATCACCAGGGCAGCCCGGTGCCGCCACGGTGAACGTCCGCTCGCCGGTGAAACTTCCGTCGCCATTGGGCTTCAGGAAGTCGGACCGAAACGCCGTTACTGCAGTGCCATTCGGGCCGCAATGGAACGGATAGTCCCCCGAGGACTCCCAGCGGTCACCCGTCCAGCGGTAGTCGAACAGTGCCGGTGCGTTCGGATTCTCTTTCAGCTCGGTCACTCTCAACCAATGCGCGACACAGCCGCCGGCGTCGCACACCGTCCGGAACATGGCCGCCTGGGTCGACGGGTCCGACGCGTCCGGACGCCCGTTGAACGTCTGACGCGAATGGTCGAGAAAGGCGTCATAGTTCCCGTAGAGCGGTACCGGTTCGGCACGGTCGGCATGTGCCTGCGGAGCCGTCACCATCAGTGCCAACGCCGACAGCGCACAAATTTTCGGCAGCATGACTTTGCATAGCACACTGCCCGAAGATCCGGGGTTGATCTGGCTCAGGCCCGTAGTCTGCCTAGCCGCGCGAGTGGCCCGTAGGGCGCATCTCCGCGATCTCGGGCTTTGCGTGCCGCAGAACTGCTAACACCGGAGCCGCCACCGGGCGACCGTATTGCGCAATGTGTAGGTGTGCCAGGCATCTCCATGCAGCAGCAGGGTGACCTCGCTGGGACCTGATGTTGGATAGCTGACGCCGGAGTCGTCGAAACAGATGGCGTCGACGTCGTTGCCCACAAACACGCTGACGCCGATCACACCCGATGGGCCAACCAGCAATTGACGGCCGGGGTTGCGGCGAGCACCGATAGCCAGCAGTCCGCTGGCGATGTTGAGGTGGCCATCGAATGCTCGGACACCGAGTCCGCCGGTGTCCGAACCAGAGAGCACGCGAACCCGAACCTGCCGGCCGACGACGTCGCACTCGTCGGCACTCATGGTCCGTACCCACAGTGCTCGCTGCTCTGCCGCGGGCTCGGGTTCGATATCGGCGTGCACGTAGGTGCCTGTAATTCCTTTCGCCCCAGCATCTTCAATGACCACGACGCCGCCATCGGGTGCGATCATGATGTCGCACAGCAGCTTGTTCGTCGCCGTTCGCACGGCCATGTCTCCTCTTTCGCAGCCAAATATGGCAGTCACATCCACGTGCAGACTGCGATCCGCAGTAGGATTCGACGTCACCGTCCGATGAAACATCTTCAGACGCAAACGATGTCCACAGCAGGGCACACGGTATCGACCGGGGCGGTCGCCTCATGCCGGGCGATGGTCAATGCCGCTCAATCCACCCACGGATCGTCGGCGTGGTACTGCCCAGGGTTCTGGGGAATTCTGCGGTCGGCTGCTTTTCCTCCCGGCTGACGAGTGGCAGCCGTGATCGTTGCCCAGAACATCGTTGGTATTGATGTGAGACACCGCAGAATCCGCGGCACGTCACGAAACATTTTGTCCCCCTTGGTTCTCTGGTGATTTGAGCGGCCTCACACAGCCCTTGGCGGCAAGGGCTTTCGCCGGTCGCGGATTTGCAAGCAGACGCGTTCGCGTCGTGATCCGGACCATCGCGCTGTGAGGTCACTGTTTCTGGCTGCGGCTACGATCTGTTTACCGAGTAGAACTTCGGTGCGCTCAAAGGCATCCCTCATGGCGGTTTCCTCACCGCGCGAGGCTGCATCGACGAATTCTCTTGGCAATTGCGAGTGGTAGGTCCACGCACTGTAAGCGATGTACAAGACGGGGTCTGGGGCGCCGAGGTGGTCCGCGTCCTGCGCATGGAAGTAGACGTATGCCCACTCGCGGTAGGGATAGGGATGATCCCCATCATCGGCAGCGGTTCCTTTCCGGTCTGAAGGCCAGTCACACGTTGGTCGAAATCGATAGCGCGGCCGCGAATTCGAGAAGTCGTTCCATTTCGTCCTGACCATCGTCGGCGTTCTTGTCGAAGAGGTAGCACTCGACGTAGTGCTGACTGTCCTCGGGAGTGGTCCGGATTGTGCTGTTGACTGTCGTCGTGTACAGCCGGAGGCGCACCGACACCAGCTCGCGAGAACCGTCGGGCAGGACGTCGTAGTCGGTGTGCAATGCCTGGTCACTGAGTCGCGAGAGGAGAACGGTCCGCACCGTGGACTGGAACATTGGGTGCGGCAATCGCTCATCGTGGCCGGCACATTCTGCGTCAGAGCCGTGCCACAAGATCAAACGCGAACCGTCGGTGACCGCGACCTCCTGCCAGGTCGGACGCTGCGTAAGCACGAATGAGTAGGCAGCGTCGAAGTTGATGAAAGCGCGCAAATTGTTCAGTGCCGCTTCGGGATTGCGGATGCCGAGCAATACCGCCTGCTGGAGATGCCTGTGCGATGCCCAATCAGCCATGTGCGGCGAGCGCCCTTCCGAATTGAATCAGCCGTTCCATCTGTGCTCGTCCGCCGTCGGTGACAGACTTCGTGAATAGCAGCTCTTCACTGAAGGCCTCGGTCCTCGATGGGGTCTTTGCGAGGGTGTAGTCGGCCGTCGTGGTCACCAGCCGCAGTTCAACACTGTGCAGGGACCGTCCGCCACTGTGATCGATGCGATATCCAACTTTGAGATTGCGATCGGTCAACGCGGACAACGGAATCGAGCGCAGCGTGGATGTCAGCAAGGGTGCGCCGGGCTCGGGATCGTCGTCGTCGGTGAGTTCATCGGCACCCATCCACAGCAGCAATGTCCGGCCGTCGGTCACAGCGACCTCCTGGTACAACGAATCGCGCGAATCCTCGTGTTCGAGCGTCCGTTCCATGACGAATGCCTTGATCACCGTCGGATCCATCACGCGGTTCAACGCCTCCACCGCGATCGCGGGGTCACGCAGGTACGCCTCCGCTGCTTGTACCAAGTCCGAGTAGGGTGCCCAATCCTGGTGACCGTCCGGCCCGGCGGGTCGGTCCGGTGATACTTCGGCCATCGACGTCAGGTCCCGGCAGGTCCCGACGCGCGCGGTGCGGGCGCCACCTTCGTCGGCGAGAAATCACCCATGACCACATCCCCCTGTCCAACAGACCGACCGTACTCATCACCGATGACGAGCCTGTGCAAGGTGTAGTCGGGAATCAGTGGCAGAACCGAACGGTGATCTAGCCCACAACCGGCGACAGTTCTGAACACGGCACCTGCGAGGAGGCGTCGATGACGGTGCCGAGTGTCAGTTTGGTGATTATTCGCAGGAGATCATCTGGCGCGCTTGGCCAGTGCTGCTGGATCAACAATGCTGACCACCTTGCCGTGTATGCGGATCCAGCCTCGATCGACGAACGAAGCAAGAGCCTTGTTGGCTGATTCGCGGGTCGAGCCGGCGAGCTGAGCAAGTTCGTTCTGGTTGAGCTGGTGGTCGACGCGCAGTGTGCCGTTGTCCGACTCGCCGAATCGGTTCGCCAGGTCCAGTAGCAGTGTGGCCAGGCGCCCGGGGACGTCGTTGAACGTCTGATCACACAGCTTGTTGTTGGTCCGGCGCAGCCGCCGCGCCAGCACGCGAAGCATCTGTTCGGCTGCTTGGGGTTCCTGGCGTATCCAGGACAGCAGTGCTGGCCGAGTCATCGTCGCAGCCCGCACGGCCGAGATTGTGGTGACGGTGGATGTGCGCGGACCCGGGTCGAGGAGGGCAAGTTCACCGAAAACCTCGGAGGGCCCCAGCACGGCGATCAGGCTGTCAGAGTGTCGCGTTGCGCAGGCCACTTTCACCCGGCCGGCGGTGATGACGTAGAGCCGGTCGCCGGCATCCCCTTCGCGAAACACGTTGTGCCTCTGCGGAAACGACACCCAGTCAAGCTGCGCGACCGCTGCGGCCAAAGCGTCTGGCCCTACGTCTTGGAAAATGCTGGCGCGCGCCAAGATGTCATTCATCCCAAACCCGCCAACCCGAAATCGATCCGCCTACCATCGACACCCCCAGCGCCCCCGTCACCATTTGCCAGCTAGCAATAGCACACTCCACCGTTCCTTAGCTGACGTAGGTGGTTTGCTCGCCATCCCCACACACGCTACCGGTTGACGTATCAGTCCGCATATGCCAAAGTTCGCGACATCGGTGAAAGACCATGCAAGCCGGGGGGCTTAGGACTGGTCTTCACAAGGGGGGATTTGTGCATGCTCGGCCGTCAAGAGCCGTCGCGGCGTGGCGCCGCGACGCTCATAGTGTTCGCTGTATCGGCAGCCTTGTGCGTGTGGACGGCCGGCACCGCGGCCGCCGATCCGCAGCCGATGCCGGACCGGTGGACGCAGTTCGTCACCGATGACGGCTGGGTGGTGGACGTGAACACCACCAACGAGGTGATCAACCACATCGACAACCTCGCCGGGGCATCCAACTCCTGGCAGGCGCGGGTGACGCTGCGCTCCGAAGCCCGCATTACCGGCACCGGCGGCGCGGTGATTCAGGACGCCCAACTCGAATCCGGGTATTTCGTGGGGTGCCGCACCGACTCCTCGCCCGGTGTCGAGGTCGGCGCCGATATCGGGATCAACCCGTATCAGCAGATCAACGGCCAGGTCTACGGCGGCGGCTACGGGCAGGGTCAAGGCGGCGCCGGTGGCGGTGGTGGTGGCGGAGGCGGTTTCGCCGGCGCCTCGGCCGGGGCCACCCTCGGGGTACAAGAACACCTCGGCGGCTACATCCGAGTGTTGTTGAAACCCGGTGGGCTGGCCCAGGTTCCGATGGACCGGATCAGCTTGCGCAGCATGCACGCGGTGTCCAACCTGCGCGATCAAAACATCGAAGCCGACGGCTGTGGTGGCCAGGTGAAGATCCAGTCCTACACCACCATTCGGGTGCGCACCGACAACGGCAACGACACCCAAACCCTCTACGGCGAACCCAAGGACTTGTGATCGTGGCAACCGCATTGCGTTCAGGACACCAGCGGCAGTCCGTTAGTCGGCGGGCGGCGGTCACCGCAGCGGTGTGCCTCACCATGACCAGCGTCGGCGGTGCCGTCAGCGTCGCCGGCACCGCCGGCGCGGATCCCGCGACACCGGCACCGCCCCCCGTACCGGTGCCGGTGTCGCGGCCCATGCCTGAAGATCCCGGCCGGGTCAATCCGATTGGCGGCGCGCGTGTTTCGTCCACCACCCCGCAAGGTGAGACCGCTGGCATGGAGCGGCCCCTGGCCGCCCAAGCCGAACGCGGCGCGGCGACGGTACCGATGTGGGCCAAAGACGGCATATTCGCCCCCACCGCGCACCCCAACCGGCAGATCGCCATCCACCTACCCGGCGAAGTCACACTGGGCCCGGCCGCCTGGCTACCCGGCGGCGGCGCCATCTACGGCTCCAACGATGTTGACTATCAAGTCATCCCTTACGCCGGAGGCGGGGTCGATATCACCGTGACCCGCAAGACCGTGTTCTCCGCTTCCACGATCCCCTTTGGCGTGAAAATGCCTGCAGCCACGCATCTTCGACAAGGCAACAACGTGGTGCTGGTGGAAACCGATGCCGCACCGGGCAATCCGGCCCGCGTCATCGGCACCTTCAGCATCCCGGCCGCCACCGACGCCAACCAAGCCCTCGTCGGCGTCACCCCCACGCTCGGGCCGGGCTTCCCGCCAGGACAATCCAACCTCACCATCGATCTCGGCCCGACAAGCATTTTCGCGTTCCCTGTCACCATCACCGTGTCCTACCGGGCCTCCGACGCGGCCACCACCGGCGCGCCAACCACCAACTGGGGCGGCCTGCCGCCCGGAACACCCGCTGCCGCGGTGACTCCCCCGGTTCCTACCGGGTACGTGACCGACCCGTCGGGCGCACACCGACCCGACGGTGTTGACCCCACCGTCTATGCGCAGCGCCACTCCGGGCACTGCCAAGGCGGCCCCGACACCTACGCCAGCAGCGACGGGCGTGCCGCGAACTTCGTAGCCGCGTGCCAAACCCAACAACTCTGCCTCGCAGGCACTCCCGCACGCACATCGGTCGACTCCTGCAACGACCGGCTACTCGCGCACATGTCCATCTCTTGCGTGACGGTGTTCGGCCAAACCGGCGACGACTACGACGCCTGCATCCGCACCGCCTCCGACGAAGTCACTTGGGCCAAGGCCAACATGGCCGGCGGACCCGAATAGGCCGACGCGCGTTTCGCACTGGTTCGCCCGCAGAGTTATTGGTTCAAAGGGGAATTCGGCGATGACACCGATGAAGCGACCGAGGGTGCGTGCGTGCGGCTACCGACACGTACTCGCCATCGTCTCGATCGTGGCGTTGCTGCTGGCCGCGCTCATCACGACGACTCGCGATGAGCACGGATCAACTATTGCGGCATTACCAGGAGCCACCGCCCAACCCAGCGTCCCCGGCGGCGGATCAGGCGGCTCAGGCGGCAACGGAGGCGGACCACCTTTCCCGCTGCAGCCACCGGCAATGCCCGACGCTCCAGCGCCATTCAACGGCGGCTCCTACCCGGCCCCGTACCAGGGCAACGGCATCGACATCAACAACCCCGCTGAACAGCCCGCGCAAGCGGCGCAACAACAACCCAACTCCCAGCAGAGCAATCCCCAACAACTACAGCCCGCCAACGGCCAACAACCACCGGACTACGACGCCCCACTGCAACAACAACCACAGCCCAACCATCAAGCGCTGCAGTCGGTGTCCCCGCAGACACCACAAGCGCAACCCACCCAGCACCAGCCTCGAGAACAACCGCAGCAGAACCAGCGGAGTGAGCGCATTCAGAAGGCCAGCTGTTTTGAATCTGGTGATCTGAACCCCTTCGATTCGTGCGACGATGCGAACAAGAAAACCGATCTGTACCAGAAAATGACTTCGTGTTTGGGTGACCGCCCTGACGACGTGGTGTCGGCGGCCAACGCAGTTGGCTACGGTGGTGAGATAGAGCGTTGGACGTTGACGGATACGCGGACGCTCGAAAAGACGCAGATCGCATACAAAGTGCTGTGCACCCAAGCGAGTTTTATCCACCTTGCCGAGGATCACGATCCTCGGAATGACCCAACAAACTGGTTTGTGTGTGTATCAGCCGTGTTGAATGCGAATATCGAGGAGGCAGCTAGTAACGTTGCATTGGGTTCATTCCAGTATGATTATGGTCGAGGTACCGCCGTTGTTGTCTTCGACCCGGTCACGAAGGTCATTGTTACCACCTACACCAAAGGTCCTCGAAATGACTGGGGTGGATGCGCACGAGGAGCTCTGACAACATGATCGGCGTGTTTCTCCACAGGGTCATGGGACGTGTGGCCACCCTCGCTGTCGCGGTTGTGTGCATAGGTTGCGCCTGTGGTGCTCCACAGCAGGCGTCCGAACAATCCGCGACGCCGACAACTACTACACAATCGGTGACAGGTGTGAACCAGCAAGACATAGAATCCGTCATAAAAAATTACTTTTCCGCGTATAACAATGCGGACGTTGACGCCATGTCGAAGGTGTCTTTTGGCTATGTGTTGGCGGGAATTCAAGACAAAGGAGAAGCCTACCAAACGAACATTGTCGAGAATCTGGCCAAGAATGGCAAGGTCACAATTCTAGGGTACGGCGAATTTTCTGCTCAAAGAGATATGCGTGCCAGCATTGTGGTCTCCACGCGCCGCGATAAAGTTCCCACCAATGTTGAATTTCGATTCAACATGGTCAAGCTGAAAAATGATTGGCGTATCAATCAGATTGAACAGCTTTAATCCGGCCTCCCTCAAATGCGTGTGCTCTCGAGTCAACCTACGAGTCGCGACGCGGCGCAGTGCGATTGGTGACGGCCGTGAAAGGCCGGATTCAACTGTGACCACGACCCCGCACGCCCTGGAATGAGCGTTATTGGCGGGCGAGTTCTGCCGCGTATCCGTTGCGAGCGAACCCGGCGGTGGACGCCCAGCTGCGGGCTGCGGTAATGGATATCCCGAGAAGGTCGCACCAAATTCCCTCGCGACCCGTTGCTCCCAGCCACTCCTAAATGCGGCGAAGTTCTACTGGCCATCGGACGACCAGCCCCACTACGGAGCCGTAAACGCGTTCTCGGGTCAGAATTGGTTTCACGGCGCAAGCCGGGGTTCGAAGCGGGAGCTCGCCGGCAGTGTCAAACTCCGCTGACCACACCGTGCGTGACGATGGCCGCCGTCTCGTCGACCCAAAGCTCGTCGAGTTCGCTCTCCGGATGTAGCAACATCCGCAACATCGTTGCCCCACCGATGATTTCGATCAGCCGTTCGGGCTTGACATCAGCCTGGACCTCGCCGCGTTCGATGCCGTGCTCAAGCCGGACTCGCACCACGTCGAACAGGCCGTGGAAGCGTGCGACGACCCGCGTATTGAGTTCCTCGTCGGCGCTCATGTCCGCCATCAGGCCGGGCAGTGCCGCCCGCACGGCGGGGCTGGTGAACACGTCACGCGCCGCGGCGATCATGGCGCGGATGTCGCCGACGATGTCCCCTTCCGGGGTGGCGAGCGCCGTGGGCGACGTCGGGAAGGCCGCTTCATGCACCAACTCCGCCTTGCTCGACCAGCGGCGGTACAGGGCCGTCTTCGTGGTTCCCGCACGTTCGGCGATCGCCGCCATCGTCAGGTTGGCGTACCCGACTTCGGGCAGTAGCGCGGCGGCAGCGGCCAGTACGGCGGCATCGATCCGTGGATCGCGAGGACGCCCCGCACCGGAGGGCTTGTCAAGCGGTTGCAGGTCTGATTTCATAACGCTACGCATCGTATCGTAATTACCTCGGGAAGGAAGGTTCAGTGCCGAACCAACCGGCGGAAGGCTCCGTCACGGTCGAAACGAACGTCGACCATATTCAGCGCTCCAGCCGCGACGTGACAACAGTTCCGGACATCCTGTCACAGTGGTTGTCCACCGTGATGGAAGGTGGCATCAAGCCCGACATCACCGTCGAGAGCGGTGTGGACTCCAACGGAATGTCTTCGGAAACAATCATTCTCACCGGCCGCTGGACCGAGGACGGCACGCCGGTGGAGCAGAAATGGGTCGCTCGGGTCGCGCCGACCACCGAGGACGTTCCCGTATTCTCCTCCTACCGCCTGGACCACCAGTTCGATGTCATGCGGCTGGCCGGCGAGCTCACTGACGTGCCGGTCCCCCGCGTCCGCTGGCTGGAGAACACGGGAGAGGTGCTCGGTTCACCGTTCTTTCTGATGGACTGTGTCGACGGTGTGGTCCCGCCGGACGTCATGCCGTACACCTTCGGCGGCAACTGGTTCGCCGACGCCACCCCCGAACAGCAGCGCACCCTGCAGGACAGCACCGTCGAGGCCATCGCCAAGCTGCACTCGATCCCCGATGCCGACAAGACCTTCGGTTTCCTCCAAGAGATCGACCCGCCCGGCGACACCGCCTTGCGGCGACACTTCGGTTGGCTCAAGGACTGGTACCAGTTCGCGGCGTCGGGCCTGGGCCGCTCACCGCTGGTCGAGCGGGCCCTCGTCTGGCTGGAGGAGAACTTCCCCGAGGACGTCGCGGCGTCCGAATCGGTTCTGGTGTGGGGTGATTCGCGCATCGGCAATGTGATGTACCAGGACTTCCGGCCGTCCGCGGTGCTGGACTGGGAAATGGCTACCGTCGGCCCCCGCGAGTTCGACGTCTCGTGGATCATCTTCGCGCACAAGGTGTTCCAGGAACTTTGCGGTCTGGCTGGGCTGCCCGGCCTGCCAGATGTGCTGCGCGAAGAAGATGTGCGCGCGACCTACGAGAAATTCACCGGCGTCGAGGTCGGTGATCTGCACTGGTTCTACATCTACTCCGCCGTGGTGTGGTGTTGCGTGTTCATGCGCACCGGTGCGCGGCGGGTGCACTTCGGCGAGATGGAACAGCCAGACGACCTCGAGTCGCTCTTCTACCACAAGTCACTGCTGGAGAAGCTCCTGGAAGGAACTGCCTGATGCTCGGCCCCATGGATGAATATCCGGTCCACCAGGTCCCGCAGCCCATCGCGTGGCCCGGGTCCAGCGACCGAAACTTCTACGACCGCTGCTACTTCAACGCCCACGACCGCACCGGCGACATCTTTGTCATCACCGGAATGGGCTACTACCCCAACCTCGGCGTGAAAGACGCCTACTTCCTGGTCCGCCGCGGTGATACCCAGACCGCCGTGCACCTGTCCGACGCGATCGATCAGGACCGGCTGAACCAGCACGTCGTGGGCTACCGCATCGAGGTCACCGAGCCGCTG includes these proteins:
- the nuoN gene encoding NADH-quinone oxidoreductase subunit NuoN yields the protein MTPIPAPSVEYGLLSPMLIVFGIALAGVLVEAFAPRSARYRAQVTLSIGGQAVALIAVVSQALHLGPAIGRPAVLGAIAIDRPALFLQGTLLGVSLLATLLMAQRVSEGSGLAAFTPQAATVPGSAAEQVALKAGVVQTEVFPLAMFALGGMMLFGASDDLLTMFVALEVLSLPLYLMCGLARRNRLLSQEASLKYFLLGAFSSAFFLFGVAMLYGYSGSLSLSGVAAGRGPASLGLIGIALLCVGLLFKVGAAPFHSWVPDVYQGAPTPVTAFMASATKIAAFGALLRVCYVALPALANDWRPVLSIIAVLSMAVGTMIAIAQDDVKRMLAYSSVAHTGFILTGVIALNDNGLSASLFYLFAYGFSTLGAFAVVSVVRRADGDEEGDLRRWAGLGRRHPFFGVVFALFLLAFAGIPLTSGFVSKFAVFKAAAEGGAASLVVIGVIASAVAAYFYVRVIVLMFFTDPVEDGPEVQSGSLSTAMIGLTAFVTLALGAVPQPVLDLANHAGQFLR
- a CDS encoding polyketide cyclase, which encodes MLGDRWGVTDAETRAEYDCDRYVANPSLEAWRGVTVNATRERLWPWLLQVRLAPYSYDWIDNLGHRSPRELRNLTDPEPGDPFSASAGRPLGRIVAVDHQVQLTAQIIGAHMSYQLTPIDDRRTRLVLKVAAPQSLRLVAPLLSLGDLVMARRQLLNFKHLAEM
- a CDS encoding MBOE_33420 family protein, producing the protein MLPKICALSALALMVTAPQAHADRAEPVPLYGNYDAFLDHSRQTFNGRPDASDPSTQAAMFRTVCDAGGCVAHWLRVTELKENPNAPALFDYRWTGDRWESSGDYPFHCGPNGTAVTAFRSDFLKPNGDGSFTGERTFTVAAPGCPGDGAGTYWLPFTVTPT
- a CDS encoding DUF6891 domain-containing protein, translating into MVRTKWNDFSNSRPRYRFRPTCDWPSDRKGTAADDGDHPYPYREWAYVYFHAQDADHLGAPDPVLYIAYSAWTYHSQLPREFVDAASRGEETAMRDAFERTEVLLGKQIVAAARNSDLTARWSGSRRERVCLQIRDRRKPLPPRAV
- a CDS encoding Crp/Fnr family transcriptional regulator, which produces MNDILARASIFQDVGPDALAAAVAQLDWVSFPQRHNVFREGDAGDRLYVITAGRVKVACATRHSDSLIAVLGPSEVFGELALLDPGPRTSTVTTISAVRAATMTRPALLSWIRQEPQAAEQMLRVLARRLRRTNNKLCDQTFNDVPGRLATLLLDLANRFGESDNGTLRVDHQLNQNELAQLAGSTRESANKALASFVDRGWIRIHGKVVSIVDPAALAKRAR
- a CDS encoding MspA family porin, with the translated sequence MPDRWTQFVTDDGWVVDVNTTNEVINHIDNLAGASNSWQARVTLRSEARITGTGGAVIQDAQLESGYFVGCRTDSSPGVEVGADIGINPYQQINGQVYGGGYGQGQGGAGGGGGGGGGFAGASAGATLGVQEHLGGYIRVLLKPGGLAQVPMDRISLRSMHAVSNLRDQNIEADGCGGQVKIQSYTTIRVRTDNGNDTQTLYGEPKDL
- a CDS encoding TetR/AcrR family transcriptional regulator; translated protein: MKSDLQPLDKPSGAGRPRDPRIDAAVLAAAAALLPEVGYANLTMAAIAERAGTTKTALYRRWSSKAELVHEAAFPTSPTALATPEGDIVGDIRAMIAAARDVFTSPAVRAALPGLMADMSADEELNTRVVARFHGLFDVVRVRLEHGIERGEVQADVKPERLIEIIGGATMLRMLLHPESELDELWVDETAAIVTHGVVSGV
- a CDS encoding phosphotransferase family protein, with amino-acid sequence MPNQPAEGSVTVETNVDHIQRSSRDVTTVPDILSQWLSTVMEGGIKPDITVESGVDSNGMSSETIILTGRWTEDGTPVEQKWVARVAPTTEDVPVFSSYRLDHQFDVMRLAGELTDVPVPRVRWLENTGEVLGSPFFLMDCVDGVVPPDVMPYTFGGNWFADATPEQQRTLQDSTVEAIAKLHSIPDADKTFGFLQEIDPPGDTALRRHFGWLKDWYQFAASGLGRSPLVERALVWLEENFPEDVAASESVLVWGDSRIGNVMYQDFRPSAVLDWEMATVGPREFDVSWIIFAHKVFQELCGLAGLPGLPDVLREEDVRATYEKFTGVEVGDLHWFYIYSAVVWCCVFMRTGARRVHFGEMEQPDDLESLFYHKSLLEKLLEGTA